One genomic segment of uncultured Desulfobacter sp. includes these proteins:
- the pnp gene encoding polyribonucleotide nucleotidyltransferase has protein sequence MEKVVSADIGGKELTISTGKIAKQASGSVMVQYGETVVLVTAVAAKDPKADISFLPLSVEYQEKIYAAGRIPGNYFRREIGRPSEHETLNARLIDRPIRPLFEDGYNFETQVVATVMSTDKMCEPGILAMIGASAALEISDIPFSGPIAGIKVGRVNGQFVANPTPEQMEQSDIDLTVAGSKTGVVMVEGGADIVSETDMLDAIFFGHEAMQPAIALQEELKSTVGKAKREFIPPEKDEALAVKVQDWAWDKIHETVQIKTKIERQNALRALKDQAVAEFEPEYSDKVKEIKEVFGNTLKKVSRDIVLKENKRIDGRAFDEIRQITCDVGCLPRPHGSALFTRGETQVIGVLTLGSGLDEQRLETLDSNQETRAFMLHYNFPPYSVGEVRRPGGPSRRDIGHGNLAHRALSPVIPPHDEFEYTIRLVGEVMESNGSSSMGTVCSGCLALMDGGVPIKAPVSGIAMGLVSDENNTVVLSDILGDEDHFGDMDFKVAGTKDGITALQMDIKIKELSKQIMEDALNQANGGRLHILEKMLETLDQSRGDISPHAPKIVSVQINKDKIRDIIGPGGKVIRALQADTNTTIEVNDDGIVKIAAENEDDSAKAVAMVKDIAMDPEIGAIYEGAVVKITDFGAFVNIKSGTDGLVHISELADYRVKKVTDVVKEGEVIKVKVLDITRDGKIKLSYKAAKKDAEEAGK, from the coding sequence ATGGAAAAAGTTGTTTCAGCCGATATCGGCGGCAAAGAATTAACGATCAGTACAGGGAAAATTGCCAAGCAAGCCTCTGGGTCCGTTATGGTGCAGTATGGGGAGACCGTGGTGCTTGTAACGGCAGTGGCTGCCAAAGACCCCAAAGCGGACATTAGTTTTCTGCCCTTGTCCGTTGAATACCAGGAAAAAATTTATGCGGCCGGCAGAATTCCGGGGAACTATTTTAGACGGGAAATTGGCAGGCCTTCGGAACATGAAACCTTAAATGCCCGTCTCATTGACCGGCCCATCCGGCCTTTGTTTGAAGATGGCTATAATTTTGAAACTCAGGTGGTCGCAACCGTGATGTCCACGGATAAGATGTGCGAACCGGGTATTCTTGCTATGATCGGGGCTTCTGCAGCTCTTGAAATTTCAGACATCCCTTTTAGCGGCCCTATTGCCGGTATCAAAGTGGGCCGGGTCAACGGACAGTTCGTTGCCAACCCCACGCCAGAGCAGATGGAACAAAGTGACATTGATCTGACCGTGGCCGGTTCTAAAACCGGTGTGGTCATGGTGGAAGGCGGCGCTGACATCGTATCTGAAACGGATATGCTGGATGCCATTTTCTTTGGCCATGAAGCCATGCAGCCTGCAATTGCCCTGCAGGAAGAGTTAAAAAGCACCGTGGGAAAGGCCAAACGGGAATTCATTCCACCGGAAAAGGATGAAGCGCTTGCTGTTAAGGTTCAGGATTGGGCCTGGGATAAGATTCATGAAACGGTTCAGATTAAAACAAAAATTGAGCGCCAGAACGCCTTGCGCGCGCTTAAGGATCAAGCGGTCGCCGAGTTTGAACCTGAATATTCGGACAAAGTCAAAGAGATCAAGGAAGTTTTCGGCAACACCCTTAAAAAGGTGTCCAGGGATATTGTTCTTAAGGAAAATAAACGCATTGACGGTCGTGCGTTTGATGAAATTCGCCAGATTACTTGCGATGTAGGGTGTCTGCCCCGCCCCCATGGGTCGGCACTGTTTACCCGTGGCGAAACACAGGTTATAGGCGTACTCACCCTGGGTTCCGGGCTGGACGAACAGCGTCTGGAGACTCTGGACTCCAATCAGGAGACCCGGGCATTTATGCTGCATTATAACTTTCCTCCATATTCCGTTGGCGAGGTGAGGCGTCCGGGTGGGCCGTCCCGCCGGGATATCGGGCACGGAAATTTGGCCCACAGGGCGTTGAGCCCGGTCATTCCTCCCCATGATGAATTTGAATATACCATCCGTCTGGTGGGTGAAGTCATGGAATCCAACGGGTCCTCTTCCATGGGAACCGTATGTTCCGGGTGCCTGGCGCTGATGGATGGCGGTGTACCCATTAAAGCCCCGGTATCCGGCATCGCCATGGGGCTGGTTTCCGACGAAAATAACACGGTTGTACTTTCCGATATTCTTGGGGACGAAGACCATTTTGGTGACATGGACTTCAAGGTTGCCGGTACCAAGGACGGCATTACCGCCCTGCAGATGGACATCAAAATAAAAGAATTGTCCAAACAGATTATGGAAGACGCTTTAAATCAAGCCAATGGCGGTCGTCTGCATATCCTGGAGAAGATGCTTGAAACCTTGGATCAATCAAGGGGCGACATATCCCCCCACGCGCCTAAGATCGTATCCGTTCAGATCAACAAGGACAAGATTCGGGATATCATCGGACCGGGCGGTAAGGTGATCCGGGCACTACAGGCTGATACCAACACTACTATAGAGGTGAATGATGACGGCATTGTAAAAATTGCCGCTGAAAATGAAGACGATTCTGCTAAAGCCGTGGCCATGGTCAAGGATATTGCCATGGATCCGGAGATCGGTGCAATCTACGAAGGGGCTGTGGTAAAGATTACGGACTTTGGTGCCTTTGTAAACATTAAGTCTGGTACTGACGGGCTGGTTCACATTTCGGAACTGGCAGACTACCGGGTTAAGAAAGTCACCGATGTGGTCAAGGAAGGCGAAGTGATCAAGGTCAAGGTGCTGGATATCACCCGGGATGGAAAAATTAAGCTTTCCTATAAAGCAGCTAAAAAAGATGCAGAAGAAGCCGGAAAATAG
- a CDS encoding sigma 54-interacting transcriptional regulator, which yields MPECQELKWSHIAEAAILRDLDGLGHALLNTCPGGVAVFNTALQVVIANKTARTALELREGEHLESCLACLAAPAWQVLESGTKVNGVTVNAGDAVFSALLSPIKQAGRVVGGTIFFEDITDLENMTRRMESFQELSNELDTIIESSNDGLWICDGDGVVLKVNPASEKLSDVIAEDAIGKNMTEIVAEGIIDHSVTLEVLKKRKKVSILQTTRIGRKLFLTGNPVFDANGRLVRVVVNERDITDISRLHKELEEKALLNAQYKRDLLEKQVYEAESQRIVAKSANYLAVMQKAVKLGGVDSTVLILGESGTGKGMISDLIHRYSTRADHPMIKINCGSIPETLVESELFGYEKGAFTGAGQRGKPGKFEIADKGIIFLDEIADLPAASQVKLLKFLEDGVITRVGSTRNRKVNVRIIAATNRDLKKMVDTGQFRNDLYYRLNVVPINIPPLRERKECIVPLFNHYILEFSRKYGKERPGITGEILDALAVYDFPGNVREMINICERLVVMSHSDEISLKDLPGVVRENIDPRPLITDPWQSGQTFRQMVETFEKELLTQVLQTTRTQSEAAEKLGLNQSTIARKVQKYRIRL from the coding sequence ATGCCTGAATGCCAGGAACTCAAATGGAGCCACATCGCGGAAGCCGCAATTTTGCGGGACTTGGACGGACTGGGGCATGCCCTGCTCAATACCTGCCCGGGCGGGGTTGCCGTATTCAACACCGCCTTGCAGGTCGTCATTGCCAATAAGACCGCCCGTACTGCCCTGGAACTGCGTGAAGGCGAGCACCTGGAATCCTGCCTGGCATGCCTGGCCGCACCGGCATGGCAGGTGCTTGAAAGCGGCACAAAGGTCAACGGTGTGACCGTCAACGCAGGAGACGCCGTTTTTTCAGCGCTGTTAAGCCCCATTAAACAGGCCGGCAGGGTCGTGGGGGGGACTATTTTCTTTGAAGATATCACAGACCTTGAAAACATGACCCGCCGGATGGAGTCTTTCCAGGAACTGTCCAATGAACTGGACACCATTATAGAATCCAGCAACGACGGCCTGTGGATCTGTGATGGAGACGGCGTGGTGCTTAAGGTCAACCCGGCTTCGGAGAAACTGAGTGATGTCATTGCAGAGGACGCCATTGGCAAGAATATGACGGAAATTGTGGCCGAGGGAATTATCGACCACTCCGTCACCCTTGAGGTTTTAAAAAAGCGCAAAAAGGTCAGTATCCTGCAGACAACCAGAATCGGAAGAAAACTTTTTCTTACGGGCAACCCGGTGTTTGACGCCAACGGCCGACTGGTCCGGGTGGTGGTCAACGAACGGGACATCACCGATATCAGCCGCCTGCACAAGGAGCTGGAAGAAAAAGCCCTGCTCAATGCCCAGTATAAAAGGGATCTTCTTGAAAAACAGGTTTACGAGGCTGAATCCCAAAGGATTGTGGCAAAGAGCGCCAATTACCTTGCCGTCATGCAAAAGGCGGTGAAACTTGGCGGGGTGGATTCAACGGTGCTGATTCTTGGGGAATCGGGCACGGGAAAAGGGATGATCTCGGACCTGATTCACAGGTATTCGACCAGGGCAGATCATCCCATGATAAAAATCAATTGTGGTTCTATCCCCGAAACCCTTGTGGAAAGCGAACTCTTTGGTTATGAAAAAGGCGCGTTCACTGGGGCCGGACAACGGGGGAAACCCGGAAAATTTGAAATTGCGGACAAAGGAATCATTTTTCTGGATGAAATCGCTGACCTGCCTGCCGCATCCCAGGTCAAGCTCCTTAAATTTTTAGAGGACGGCGTGATTACCCGGGTAGGTTCCACCCGGAACCGGAAAGTAAATGTCCGCATCATCGCAGCCACCAACCGGGATTTAAAAAAAATGGTCGATACCGGGCAGTTTCGCAACGATCTTTACTACCGCCTGAACGTCGTGCCCATCAATATCCCCCCTTTAAGGGAGAGAAAAGAGTGCATCGTGCCCCTGTTCAATCATTATATCCTCGAGTTCAGCCGAAAATATGGAAAAGAACGTCCCGGTATCACGGGAGAAATTCTTGACGCTTTGGCGGTTTATGATTTTCCTGGAAACGTCAGGGAGATGATCAACATTTGCGAGCGCCTGGTGGTCATGTCCCATTCCGATGAAATATCCCTGAAAGATCTGCCTGGTGTCGTCAGGGAAAATATCGACCCCCGGCCCCTGATCACGGATCCCTGGCAGTCGGGCCAAACATTCAGGCAGATGGTGGAGACTTTTGAAAAAGAGCTGTTGACCCAGGTGCTGCAAACAACCCGGACCCAGTCTGAAGCCGCGGAAAAGCTGGGACTGAATCAGTCCACCATCGCCCGCAAGGTCCAAAAGTATCGTATCCGTCTTTAG
- a CDS encoding ABC transporter ATP-binding protein — MSALEVKNVSIFYGDTQAIWDISFSVKPGRLVALIGANGAGKTTTLKSICGLLPLRQGSIISENQDISTMPVHEVADLGITLVPEGRQLFPKMDVEENLIVGSYLKRAKPMRAKNLKRVFKLFPRLAERRKQIAATLSGGEQQMLAIGRALMQDPKLIMFDEPSLGLAPILVQEVFNVVKELHQQGLTIFLVEQNVHQTLKVADYCYVIENGRIVKQGTGKELEADESIREAYLGF; from the coding sequence ATGAGTGCCCTTGAAGTAAAAAACGTATCCATATTTTACGGGGATACCCAGGCGATCTGGGATATTTCATTTTCCGTCAAACCCGGACGGCTGGTGGCCCTGATCGGGGCCAACGGTGCCGGAAAAACCACAACCTTGAAATCCATCTGTGGACTTCTACCGTTAAGACAGGGATCAATTATTTCTGAAAATCAGGATATCAGCACCATGCCGGTCCATGAGGTTGCTGATCTGGGCATTACCCTGGTACCCGAAGGAAGACAGCTGTTCCCAAAAATGGATGTGGAGGAAAACCTGATTGTCGGTTCCTACCTGAAACGGGCCAAACCCATGCGGGCCAAAAATCTTAAACGGGTCTTTAAACTGTTTCCCCGGCTGGCGGAGCGTCGAAAACAGATAGCTGCAACCCTGTCCGGCGGCGAACAGCAGATGCTGGCCATTGGCCGGGCCCTGATGCAGGACCCAAAACTGATCATGTTTGATGAACCAAGCCTGGGGCTGGCCCCCATACTGGTTCAGGAAGTGTTTAATGTGGTAAAGGAACTGCACCAGCAGGGCCTGACCATTTTCCTGGTGGAGCAGAATGTTCATCAAACTCTAAAGGTGGCGGATTACTGCTATGTGATCGAAAACGGACGTATTGTCAAACAGGGTACCGGAAAAGAGCTGGAGGCAGATGAATCAATCCGGGAAGCGTACCTGGGTTTTTAA
- a CDS encoding branched-chain amino acid ABC transporter permease has translation MLLLLPQALVDGLLIGGIYITIAIGFSLAYGVMHIIDFAVGEWIMLGAFLGFYLTKWASIEPLLFLPIVFFIFFGIGFSFQPVIHRVLSGKKGNPLLMALVFTFGLALMIKGLGLTVFGFYSRSIPSALSAGSFSLEMGNLFTTVPTIRFIGLLYALIISIALHYILKKTDFGLAVRALAQHKEAAGLMGINAKRTTSYIYGIYVGISAMSGVLIGCIFSISAQMGSDYTVFSFFVVVLAGMGYLSGVPWAAFLLGLVQSFFLIYFNPGYTLLAVFIILYAVLLVSPKGLFGKGV, from the coding sequence ATGTTACTTTTACTTCCCCAGGCCCTGGTGGACGGCCTGCTCATAGGCGGCATCTACATCACCATAGCCATTGGTTTTTCCCTTGCCTACGGCGTGATGCACATTATTGATTTTGCCGTGGGTGAATGGATAATGCTGGGCGCATTTCTTGGTTTTTATCTGACCAAATGGGCCTCCATCGAACCCCTTTTATTCCTACCAATAGTTTTTTTCATTTTTTTCGGTATCGGCTTTTCATTCCAGCCCGTAATCCATCGGGTTTTAAGCGGCAAAAAAGGGAACCCTCTGCTCATGGCCCTGGTGTTTACCTTTGGACTGGCCCTGATGATCAAAGGACTGGGCCTGACGGTATTTGGCTTTTACAGCCGGTCCATTCCGTCGGCCCTTTCCGCAGGTTCCTTCTCCCTGGAAATGGGAAATCTTTTTACCACTGTTCCCACCATCCGATTTATCGGCCTTTTGTATGCATTGATTATCTCCATTGCACTTCATTATATCTTAAAGAAGACAGACTTTGGCCTGGCTGTCCGCGCCCTGGCCCAGCATAAGGAGGCAGCCGGGCTCATGGGTATCAATGCCAAACGGACCACCTCCTATATTTACGGCATCTACGTGGGAATCAGTGCCATGTCCGGCGTACTCATCGGCTGCATTTTTTCCATCTCCGCCCAGATGGGCAGCGATTACACCGTATTTTCCTTTTTTGTCGTGGTGCTGGCCGGTATGGGATACCTAAGCGGTGTACCCTGGGCGGCCTTCCTGCTCGGACTGGTTCAATCGTTCTTTTTAATCTATTTCAATCCGGGATACACCCTGCTGGCCGTTTTCATTATTCTCTATGCCGTCCTGCTGGTTTCCCCCAAAGGCCTGTTCGGCAAAGGAGTATAA
- the gabT gene encoding 4-aminobutyrate--2-oxoglutarate transaminase has translation MTATKSEYFQNLRQEHVAQGPSNITPAIIQSASGAVMVDVDGKEFIDFAGGIGVNNVGHAHPKVVKAIKDQADRFLHTCFHVGMYDSYIELAARLNELVPGDFAKKTMFANSGAEAVENAVKVARYATKRPAVIAFDNAFHGRTLMTMTLTSKTNPYKKGFGPFAPEVYRIPYAYCYRCPLGLSYPNCGIACANCLEQAFVTSVDPESVAAVIAEPIQGEGGFVTPPPEYFPKLSEICKKYDILLIIDEVQTGAGRTGNFLAIEHWGVEPDLVTQAKSLGGGMPLSAVTGRRELMDAPHPGGLGGTYSGNPLSCQAALAVLNILFEDNLIQRSRQLGEILAKRFKTLQDTYEIIGDVRGKGPMLALELVKDRQTKEPATQDAKNLVKVCYDKGLVLLSCGNAGNVIRTLMPFVITDEQLDKGLSILEESLSEIER, from the coding sequence ATGACTGCCACAAAATCAGAATATTTTCAGAATTTAAGACAAGAACACGTAGCTCAGGGCCCGTCCAATATCACCCCGGCTATTATTCAAAGCGCTTCAGGCGCTGTTATGGTTGATGTGGACGGCAAAGAATTTATCGATTTTGCCGGCGGCATTGGTGTTAATAATGTGGGGCATGCCCATCCCAAGGTGGTCAAGGCTATTAAGGACCAGGCCGACCGGTTTTTGCATACCTGTTTTCATGTGGGGATGTATGATTCATATATCGAACTTGCGGCCCGGCTCAATGAACTTGTTCCAGGGGATTTTGCAAAGAAAACCATGTTTGCCAACAGCGGGGCCGAAGCAGTTGAAAATGCGGTCAAAGTGGCCCGATATGCCACCAAAAGACCTGCAGTGATCGCCTTTGACAATGCATTCCACGGCCGGACCCTGATGACCATGACATTGACCAGCAAGACCAATCCCTATAAAAAAGGTTTTGGCCCCTTTGCCCCGGAGGTGTACCGGATTCCCTATGCGTATTGTTACCGGTGTCCTTTAGGCCTGTCTTACCCGAATTGCGGCATAGCATGTGCCAACTGCCTTGAGCAGGCGTTTGTTACCAGTGTGGACCCCGAATCCGTGGCCGCCGTTATTGCAGAGCCCATCCAGGGGGAAGGCGGATTTGTAACGCCACCACCGGAATATTTTCCCAAATTATCCGAGATCTGTAAAAAATACGACATCCTCCTCATTATTGACGAGGTCCAGACCGGGGCGGGTCGGACCGGTAATTTTTTGGCCATCGAGCATTGGGGTGTCGAACCGGACCTCGTGACCCAGGCCAAGAGTTTGGGCGGAGGAATGCCCCTGTCGGCCGTAACCGGACGACGGGAACTGATGGATGCCCCCCATCCTGGAGGACTTGGCGGCACTTACAGCGGCAACCCCCTGTCCTGTCAGGCGGCCCTGGCCGTCCTGAATATTCTTTTTGAGGACAATCTTATCCAGCGCTCCAGGCAGTTGGGTGAAATTCTGGCCAAGCGGTTCAAAACCCTGCAGGATACCTACGAAATCATCGGGGATGTCCGGGGCAAAGGGCCCATGCTGGCACTGGAACTGGTAAAGGATCGCCAAACAAAAGAACCTGCAACCCAGGACGCCAAAAATCTGGTGAAAGTCTGTTACGATAAAGGGTTAGTACTGCTCTCCTGCGGGAACGCCGGTAATGTTATCCGGACCTTGATGCCCTTTGTGATCACAGACGAGCAGCTTGACAAGGGCCTTTCCATACTTGAGGAGAGCCTGTCCGAAATAGAGCGTTAA
- a CDS encoding branched-chain amino acid ABC transporter permease translates to MLRQKIICLAVLIAGILILPLVISDAFVLRIVTEVFMWIGLAITWDVMAGYTGYLNFGHGAFFGLGAYTTAILMMRCGWGFAMTLPVAGLFAAIAAVLAGLPTLRLKGAYFAIATWALALAVQQLALVLNITGGPDGMRLPPFLHPTFFYYLMFIIVAATFCLLWFFLEKAPLGLKLKAIREDEEGAMALGINPSLVKMQAFILSAVPAGILGGVYAYWITFIDPASVLADIITDQAMVMAVFGGLGTLIGPVIGAVIVFLFKTLFWAYLADFQVLYLIILGAVIALTVVFLPDGLWGTITGRMEGRKALKKGLALGTMKNEPSEEKERAHV, encoded by the coding sequence ATGCTGCGTCAAAAAATTATTTGCCTTGCCGTGCTGATTGCCGGAATTTTAATTTTACCCCTGGTCATTTCAGACGCATTTGTGCTGCGTATCGTTACTGAAGTTTTCATGTGGATCGGCTTGGCCATTACCTGGGATGTCATGGCCGGATACACCGGCTATCTCAACTTTGGCCACGGGGCTTTCTTCGGTCTTGGGGCTTACACCACTGCCATTTTAATGATGCGCTGCGGCTGGGGATTTGCCATGACGCTGCCGGTGGCAGGACTTTTTGCGGCCATTGCCGCGGTGCTGGCAGGGCTTCCCACCCTGCGCCTGAAAGGGGCTTATTTTGCCATTGCCACCTGGGCCCTGGCCCTGGCTGTCCAGCAGCTTGCCCTGGTCCTTAATATCACAGGCGGCCCGGACGGCATGAGACTGCCGCCTTTTTTGCACCCCACCTTCTTTTATTACCTGATGTTCATCATTGTGGCGGCAACCTTCTGCCTGCTCTGGTTCTTTTTGGAAAAAGCTCCTTTGGGCCTGAAGCTCAAAGCGATCCGGGAAGACGAAGAAGGGGCCATGGCCCTGGGGATCAACCCGTCGCTGGTCAAGATGCAGGCGTTCATCTTATCTGCGGTGCCGGCAGGTATTTTGGGCGGGGTTTATGCATACTGGATCACCTTTATTGACCCGGCCTCCGTCCTTGCGGACATCATCACGGACCAGGCCATGGTTATGGCGGTATTCGGCGGCCTTGGCACCTTGATCGGTCCTGTGATCGGTGCTGTGATCGTCTTTCTTTTTAAAACCCTGTTCTGGGCTTATCTGGCGGATTTCCAGGTATTGTACCTGATCATTCTCGGGGCTGTCATCGCTTTGACCGTTGTCTTTTTGCCCGACGGCCTGTGGGGAACAATCACAGGACGCATGGAAGGACGCAAGGCATTGAAAAAAGGGCTGGCCCTTGGAACTATGAAAAACGAACCATCAGAAGAGAAAGAGAGAGCCCATGTCTGA
- a CDS encoding sodium:solute symporter family protein produces MGQLTYAVVFVGAFLLFGALVLKNQRRMVSGSDFSVAGRSLSTTQVSWVIIGTLVGGVSTIGTVQSAYDHGISAWIFTLGSGISCFILGCFFAVALRREQVTTISELLGKYFGTNFKYYCSMLNSCGMFIHIIAQYLAAMAILTSVFNFPLPVSLVITMVLMGFFVISGGISGAGMVGKIKFFLLYGIMITCTVIALIKGQGLGNILSQLPKDTDFLNFFSNGVGTTTIDIVSMVTGVLSTQIYLQAIFSAKTIKEARNGAFLTAIVIPPIGILGIIVGLFLRANCPELEGQSAQALPFFFQYTLPPAIAAFCSAVLLLAVLGTGAGLVLGVTTNVYMDGIRHLFTKEPKNSLTIVRLCTIAVLILSGGVVLADFSSTILRWSYLSMGFRGASVFAGLCIVVFTRRKQYPAIIRGVLYFLPICYFLLAVFL; encoded by the coding sequence TTGGGACAGTTAACATACGCAGTGGTATTTGTCGGCGCATTTCTTCTTTTTGGCGCCCTGGTTTTAAAAAATCAAAGACGCATGGTCAGTGGTTCAGATTTTTCAGTGGCTGGCAGATCTCTTTCGACCACCCAGGTATCTTGGGTAATTATCGGTACTCTGGTAGGTGGCGTCTCAACCATCGGGACAGTTCAATCGGCCTATGATCATGGCATCAGCGCCTGGATTTTTACCCTGGGCAGCGGTATCTCCTGCTTTATCCTTGGATGCTTTTTTGCAGTCGCATTAAGGCGGGAACAGGTCACCACCATTTCCGAACTGCTTGGCAAATACTTTGGCACCAATTTTAAATATTACTGTTCCATGCTCAATTCCTGCGGGATGTTTATCCATATTATTGCCCAGTACCTGGCAGCCATGGCCATTCTGACTTCTGTTTTTAACTTCCCGCTGCCTGTCTCGTTGGTAATTACCATGGTACTCATGGGCTTTTTTGTTATTTCAGGCGGGATTTCCGGTGCTGGTATGGTGGGAAAAATAAAATTTTTCCTGCTGTACGGCATCATGATCACATGCACTGTTATTGCACTTATCAAAGGACAGGGTCTGGGCAACATTCTATCCCAATTACCCAAAGATACTGATTTTCTGAACTTTTTCTCCAATGGTGTTGGAACAACGACCATCGATATTGTCTCCATGGTCACCGGCGTCTTATCCACCCAGATTTACCTGCAGGCCATTTTTTCGGCTAAAACCATCAAAGAGGCCAGAAACGGTGCATTTCTTACCGCCATTGTCATTCCTCCCATTGGCATCTTAGGTATTATTGTGGGACTTTTTCTTCGGGCCAACTGCCCGGAACTTGAAGGCCAAAGCGCCCAGGCATTACCTTTTTTCTTCCAATACACCCTGCCCCCAGCAATTGCCGCGTTCTGCTCTGCCGTGTTGTTGCTTGCCGTTCTGGGCACCGGTGCAGGCCTTGTTCTTGGCGTTACGACCAATGTTTATATGGATGGCATTCGACACCTGTTCACAAAAGAACCAAAAAACAGCCTGACCATTGTAAGGTTATGCACAATTGCGGTCCTCATTCTATCAGGCGGCGTTGTACTGGCTGATTTCAGTTCAACAATTTTACGCTGGAGCTATCTTTCCATGGGGTTCAGGGGAGCGTCCGTATTTGCTGGACTATGTATTGTGGTGTTCACAAGACGAAAACAATATCCTGCCATAATACGAGGTGTTCTATACTTTCTTCCGATCTGTTACTTTCTCCTGGCAGTTTTTTTATAA
- a CDS encoding ABC transporter ATP-binding protein gives MSEPILRMDKVAKSFGGLRAVDGASFDINPGEIVGLIGPNGAGKTTVFNLISGYFAPSGGSIFFKGQKINGQQPYQMAKKGIGRTFQVVKPFPGLTVLENVVIAALCKHHRRADAEKHAWKILAFTGLANRAEQSAASLTLPGRKRLEISKALALDPELLLLDEVVAGLNPTEADQTIQLILKIRDQGISILIVEHIMRVIMNISDNLVVLNFGSMIATGKPAEIVKNEQVIQAYLGKEES, from the coding sequence ATGTCTGAACCCATTTTACGAATGGACAAAGTGGCCAAGAGCTTTGGGGGGCTTCGGGCGGTGGACGGCGCTTCCTTTGATATAAATCCCGGTGAAATTGTGGGACTGATCGGACCCAACGGTGCTGGTAAAACAACCGTATTCAACCTGATCAGCGGCTACTTTGCCCCATCCGGAGGCAGTATCTTTTTTAAAGGTCAAAAGATCAACGGCCAGCAGCCCTACCAGATGGCAAAAAAGGGGATTGGCCGAACCTTTCAGGTGGTCAAACCCTTTCCCGGACTGACCGTGCTTGAAAACGTGGTAATTGCCGCTCTATGCAAACACCACCGACGGGCCGATGCAGAAAAGCATGCCTGGAAAATCCTTGCATTCACAGGACTTGCCAACCGCGCCGAACAATCGGCGGCAAGCCTGACGCTGCCGGGCAGAAAGCGGCTTGAGATCAGCAAAGCCCTGGCCCTTGATCCGGAACTTCTGCTGCTGGATGAAGTTGTGGCAGGACTCAATCCCACTGAAGCGGACCAGACCATTCAATTGATCCTGAAAATCCGGGACCAGGGCATCAGCATCCTCATTGTGGAGCATATCATGCGGGTCATCATGAACATCAGCGACAATCTGGTGGTACTCAATTTCGGCAGCATGATCGCCACGGGAAAACCTGCTGAGATTGTTAAAAACGAGCAAGTTATCCAGGCGTACCTGGGCAAGGAGGAATCATGA
- a CDS encoding MBL fold metallo-hydrolase has translation MQKKPENSSFCLCPLASGSKGNAIFVSTPDTAVLVDAGLSGIEIQRRMAAIGRTPDDLKAIIITHEHTDHVKGAGVLSRRFNIPLYATADTFKACKGIGKIDQINFFDCGAAFDIGSLAVNPFSISHDACDPAGLTLEHQGKKIGIATDLGVVTNLVRTHLSRANALYIEANHDPDMLMTGPYPWHLKQRIQSRTGHISNQDARDLVAQISHKDLDHVVLAHLSEENNCPEKAATEMSKNLDPLSTALYVAGPDQPGEMIWL, from the coding sequence ATGCAGAAGAAGCCGGAAAATAGCTCATTCTGCCTGTGTCCCCTTGCCAGCGGCAGCAAGGGGAATGCCATCTTTGTCTCCACACCGGATACTGCCGTACTTGTTGATGCAGGGCTTTCAGGCATAGAGATCCAGCGTCGGATGGCTGCCATAGGTCGGACGCCGGATGATCTGAAAGCCATCATCATCACCCACGAACACACCGATCACGTCAAAGGGGCAGGGGTCTTGAGTCGCAGGTTCAATATTCCTCTCTATGCGACCGCCGACACCTTTAAGGCCTGCAAGGGGATAGGCAAAATCGACCAGATCAATTTTTTTGACTGCGGGGCTGCCTTTGACATCGGATCCCTGGCAGTCAATCCCTTTTCCATCAGCCACGATGCCTGCGATCCTGCAGGCCTTACCTTGGAACACCAGGGAAAAAAGATCGGCATCGCCACGGACCTTGGGGTGGTCACAAATCTTGTGCGAACCCATTTAAGTCGTGCCAATGCCCTTTATATTGAAGCCAACCATGACCCGGACATGCTGATGACAGGTCCCTATCCCTGGCATTTGAAGCAGCGGATTCAGTCGCGAACCGGTCATATTTCCAACCAGGATGCAAGGGATCTGGTGGCGCAAATTTCTCACAAGGATCTTGACCATGTGGTTCTTGCCCATTTAAGCGAGGAAAACAATTGTCCTGAAAAGGCAGCCACAGAGATGTCTAAAAATCTTGATCCCTTGTCCACGGCTTTGTATGTTGCAGGACCGGACCAACCCGGCGAAATGATCTGGTTATAA